In the genome of Arvicola amphibius chromosome 2, mArvAmp1.2, whole genome shotgun sequence, the window ggttttattggttaatgaataaagaaattgccttggcctgttgatagggcagaacttaattaggtggggaaaactggactgaatgctgggagaaggaaggcagagagagagagagagagagagagagagagagagagagagagagagagagagagagagagacagacagaccatgGAACTGCCGTAGACAGATGACAGATGCTgtgaattttacccagtaagccacagccacgtggcaatatacagattaaaagaaatgagataaattaatatgtaagagttagccaataagaagctgaaactaagggaccaagcagtgttttaattaatataatttctgtgtggttaatttggttctgggcagctgggatgaacaagtggccttctccTACACTTATAAATACTGTGATTTAGTTAACTAATTTTTAGATGTTTGGGCATCTTCTTTGAGAGGTATCAATTATAAGATGCTCATTGGCCACCACTACAACACTTGCAGGGTTTTGTGCTGTTTGCTCCTACTGTAATATATTAGGTTTATGTAATGAacttaaaacaaaatagcaataaCTAACTTAACAATATGAAAGTTTAATTTTCAGGGACAATTGTGTGTATTACTACttacaaattaaaatgtttagtCAATTCAATATGTACAAAAATTCTTACAATTTACAAATACTTCATTCATACTCAGACTAAGTTTATCTACCCAGTGAAGGTGCATCTTGCCTGGTACCCATCACTTCCATTTTCCAGTCAAACAATATCACTATAGAGTTAGGCAAGTGAGAGTCTATATTCTATCTTGCTGGAGAACTTACCTCTCCCCAGACATAGAGATTCATCTGTGAAAGATGTAGCAATCATAGAGGACTGGCCAACTTTGAACATGTTTTCATGTTCAGAATATCGCCATGATTATGCTATGGAGAAAAACACCATCCTAGTTTAACTTCACTGGTCACATCATCTGAAGCAAACAAAATTACTGAGGATCCCTTCCTGTAAGAATCTCTGCATGCCTTCTGAGAGGGCTGGAATAGACCCTCCCAGACAGAGCTGGGAACCACTTGTATAAACAAGGCAAAAGTGATTAGGATTTTTGTAAAATCACAATTTCCTTCCTACTACACATCATACAGATCTATCCTCCTATTACCACCATTCTGCACTAAAATGAACATTATGGAACTTTCAACAAAGTTTTGAATGATAAGAGGCAGCTACTCAATTAACTGATTTTTGTTTCCCAAAGAAAGGCTCAACAGATGCTAGGTGTAAAAGTAGGGAGCACAGAAATAGAACATGCCTAGACTAGGGACTCAAAGAAGACATCTTGGAAGCATACTACATTGTTATtgcctttaaaaactaaaaacggatactgaagagatggctcattagtCAAGAGCACTTGCAGTTCTTGTAGAGGAATTAGATTTGGTTCCCGACTTCCACAGGgtagctcaccactgtctgtaactcaagtttgaggggatctgatatcttcttctagTCTCTACAGTGCCAGgtacacatgtagtacacatgcATACTACAAattttcatacacataaattaaaaatattcttttaaaaaatagaagtaaGACTCAAACAATGGCAATTCAGGGAAGTGTTATGCTTAATATAAAATGTCAAATAGAgatattttcttgaaataaatgagaaaagatgaaagCCATGgacagaaaatagaagaaagaccTACTCAGAATAgtatatatatcaatatacatgtatatgtcatTTTCTCAAGATATATGGGTAATAATAAGGACCagactcttataaagaaaaatctcatgTTCTGAGGACTAATCTGATAGAACAACACTAACTGAGACTATAATTTAAGGGCATATCTCATGTCCAACTATTGACAGCCATTGACAGCCAACTCAATGGTCTATTTGTAGACTTTTAATTCCATGTTGCTTTgtttgagaaattttttttattctagccTTTTGcataattattatagtttccattttaaaattatttttgtgtggccacttctctctttctttattcttttctcttaatctgttttgtttgagcttttacttgtttattttctaaaaaaaaatagaaagaaaaggctgGACTTGGGTGGTTGGGGAAGGTCTTTGAGGAACTGGATGTAAGGAAACacaatcagaatatactgtatgaaattaTATTCAATAAAAAGTGAGTGTAAAGAAGAACATGATGGTAatgtaatggaaaattaaaaaaaactgtatcaAACTAGCTCAGTCAAACATCGACTTCAATGATCAACAATATATTCTAAAGAAATAATGGGCAAAATTTCTGTAAAATTCACAAGGCTTGAATAAAAAGTATGCAagaggaagctgcttgttggttcctgactacttagacctgaaataatcacatcgaaactgtattaattaaataactgcttggcctattagctctagcttcttattggctaactctcacatattaatttaacccattgctagtaatctgtgtattgccacatgggaGTGACTCACTGGCAAAGTTCCTGTATTTGTCTCCGGCAGGgtgacatggcttctctctgaccctgcctttcttcctcccagcattcagtttagttttccctgcctaccttagttctaccctgctataggtccaaagcagtttctttattcattaatggtaatcacagcatacagagggaaatcctacattacttcccctttctgtttaaataaaaaaggaagttttaactttaacatagcaaaattacatataacaaaacaggtatcaggtAAgatttatagttacaatatttatcttttatcgttgtctgaggtttctgtcctgcccggttcctgcaatcattaagtcccaaagaaatcacacagaggtctatattagttataaactgataggcccattagcttaggctttttattaactcttataacttatattagcccattattcttgtatatgttagcaacgtggctcagtaccttatttggcgaggcagtcacatcttgcttcttctatggctgggtcaggactgccaACCTAGCAttctcttccccaaattctcctgttctcattgacctgcctctacttcttgtctggttgcccacctataattcctgcttggctactggccaatcagcacttatttaaaatataattgacagaatacagactgttgtcccacaccatttccccctctttttatttttaaaacaagaactctgaatctaatatcctttgtttagcttgtaaccaacattctaaacaaagtaaaatatccatagtccattttttggaaatgtgggcatagttttccaggatacttcctGTTGGTTTGAGGgccactgataatcttatggggacctaaagaaaatttataattatcatcaagtcatgactggagtatcttgtgaggcttgatcatctcaggcagcagtcttgaatcttttctggatgtagaactcataCATCTGGGCCTTCTGTTCCTCCCAGAGATTTCtgaggtggtcttccttgatcaaacctgatttttcttaacagttCTTTGAGATGTAACTCATGGGCCATGAAAATAGTATATGTGCTAATGTTAAGACAATTAATTGTGATTTCCCACAAGAAGTCCCTAAGTACATTTGTGTAGTGCGGAGCAGCGGGatgcattcctgcccagctcccggccgcctggctagcttatgccccgaaataacaacacacaaactgtattcatttaaacactgcctgccctattagttccagcctcttattgtctaattctcacatcttgattaacccatttctaataatctgtgtagcaccacaaagtggtgtcttactgggaaagattcagcatgtctgacctggtggctggcttcatggcaactgtctcagagaggaggcagggcaattgcccgaggcatctgccttactcccagcatcctgttctgtctactccacccacctatgttctaacctatcaggccaagcagtttctttctttctttctttctttctttctttctttctttctttctttctttctttctttttttttttttggtttttcgagacagggtttctctgtggctttggagcctgtcctggaactagctcttgtagaccaggctggtctcgaactcacagagatccgcctgcctctgcctcccgagtgctgggattaaaggcgtgcgccaccaccgcccggcgcagtttctttattaattaaccaatgaaacagcagatagatagaaacactcctacatcacattTGAGTatgtcttattctttttctgaGTGCTTTTGCAATTTTAATAAACCACCAACTGTATTTCATACtagttctgaaattcttttctccaTCAGTCACTGATCCTGGGACTGCCTAAGTGGAGAGCCCAGAAGGCAAAAGGAACTCCTGAAATATCAGGAAGTGACAGTGTGTGTGGGGCAGAGCATCTATCTTCTCACCCCTGACAATACCAATACCATGAGATATTGACTACTTTCATCATCATAGTGACTGCCCTTGGTAACTTTCAAACCCTAGCCTCTTGGTTTCATGCGATGACTTGCTAGTGTTTTCATCTCTTGGTGTTCCTTGGGCTCCTTGGAGATCACTTTTAGTGGTACCAAGTACTAGTGATCCCTTAGTTCCCTCGTAAAAATTCCTTTTTTGGAAGGCAGTCACAGATACCCAAGAGCCTATTCTGATTCCATACAGATGGTTACGGAGATGTGAATTCATATACCAGACCTTACCACCCTCTACCTTTTCTTCTtactactttcattttttttatactAAAGATGCTCACTCTTTCATGATTCCCTGTAATAAGAAAATGTCATGGATTCAGGTACATAAGAAATCTTTGCACCAtggtggtgcaggagaattgtctatattctttcaattatgtttttaataaatgctgattggccagtagccaggcaggaagtataggtaggataaacagacaggaagtagaggtaggtcaatgagaacaggagaattctgggaaaggggaagtccattcctcccccgtcctgtccagacactgaagaaggaagatgtgaccagCCCCACTGAAAAGGGTACCAAACTATGTGGCTAACATGTACTAGAATAATGGACtcatataagctataagagctaatatgaagcctgagctaatgggccaatcagtttataacctatgtagactctctgtgtgattttctttgggactaaatggctgtagGACTTTGTGGGAAAACAGAGTCAGGGCAGGACAggaaccccaacaagcaggccctcatgttacaccatGGCTATTTCTGTCACTAATCCCCTACCACCATGTGTCACTAAGTTTCCTTGATTCCTTCTCTCAGAGGCTATCATCACTATAAGTCCTTCTGTCTCTAGGTGTGAATCTGGCTCAAGCTATCATTATCCTTTCAAAAGTAGaactaccatttaaaaaaaaattttcatttaaacttacTCTAATATACCTCCCCACCCTGTGTGTTATTCATCTTTACTTTTAAAGTTCTCACCCAAACAATTTTCTAGCTGTCATTTAAGGCTAAACCTACACTGACATACCTCAGGccaacacaaacacatcacacaaaGTGGTAAAGAGCAAAACCTGGGAGCCTGTTTAACTGTGAACACCACTCAGAGATACCTGAGAAATATCTTGTTAGTTCTTCAAAAATTCTAAGTATCTCCAAAATCCAAATGTCATGTCTTTACTCCTCTAGAAGGATGCTTTCAGATtatagttacttttctctgtgtttatatactacattttaagttctttctttctgtttttattctatgtttcttaatgttttgctttttaaaattgcttttgtaAAGCCAAAAACATATCAAAGAGCAAATATAATACATGTTTATGAAATCCataactaaattatttaaaactctttttagttctttgaatAATAACAAAGATATCTAGCTTCAAAGAGTGTAGTATTCCAGGTGAGAAGGAAAGCATTATACAAATCAATGGAATAAAAATCTGattcaaatttatattttaatatatttgactTGAACATTTCAAACATTATTCCGGGGGAAATTTAAGGCTACACCAGTGATTATGTGGGCATAGAAACTGTTTGGATCAGGAtttaatgattcttttaaaaaacttttgaaTAGAATTAAAACTGTATTcataaacagatatttacagattAAGTTTGGGATTAAagttaaataagacaaaatatccATGATTTAGAATTTTCTCAAGTATGTGTGAAACTCTATCCAAAGGAAGGAGATTCTGATCAGAGCTGAGATTACAACAAACGGAAAGAAGATAAATATGGGAAAACAGGATGTTCTGTAGAAGTTTGACTAAGAGCTGATCAGCAAGGCAAAGAGGTATAAGTTTGGATCCTTTTTCCTGTAAGACTGCTTACCTTGTTGGATCAAATGTTTATGACATTGATGACAGCAGGATTCATCACTGGAATGCTGGGGAATGTGTTCATTGGACTGGTAAACTGCTCTGACTGGGTAAAGAACCACAAAGTCACTTTCATCAACTTCATCCTGATCTGTTTGGCAGTTTCCAGAATGAGCTCCCTGCTTGTGGTATTTGTTGATGCAATTATATTGGAACTAGCTCCTCATGTCTATGATTCTTCCAGTCTAACAAAATGCTTTCATATATTATGGATCATGACTGACCAACTGTCTATATGGTTTGCCACCTGCCTCAGCATCTTCTATTTCCTCAAAATTGCCCATTTCTCCCATCCCCTTTTCCTCTGGTTGAAGTGGAGAATGAGAAGCATGATTGTtgtttttcttgcattttctttgttcttgctgattttttattttctactgctTGGAGCACTTCCTATTTTCAGGGAGATTTACATGATAGCTAAAAGCAATCAGACTTTATTTTCAGATACATGTGAAACCATTGCTGTCAAAAACCTAATTGTTTTTCATCTGACATACTTGGTACCATTTTTTGTGTCCCTAGTATCattgctgcttttatttttgtccttGGTGAAGCACTCCAGAAATTGCCACCTCATTTCCACCAGCTCTGAAGATTCTAGAACCAAGGTCCACAAGAAGGCAATGAAAATGCTgctgtcttttctcattctctttataattcacatttttttcGTGCAGCTGACACATTGGTTATTTATGTATTGTCCAAAGAACATCTcagttaattttgttatgttaacATTAATTATCTTTCCTTTAAGTCACTCATATATTCTGATTCTGGGAAATAGCAAGCTTCGGCAGATAGCAGTGAGGGCCCTTCAACATCTTAAAAGCCAGCTGCAAAAGATGATCCTCTCCCTTCATAGATTCTCCAGAGTCTTTACTAAGTGACTAAGTTAGTAAGGAGCCTTGAAAGGTCACTGTTCTTTTGCTGTGTTCTAAATACTGCTGAAAATACACAAACAGTTCTTTCAGCACACTACCTTTTCTGACAGTTTCCACATAGTCAGGCTATAAAACACAAACCTATCCTTTTTGTT includes:
- the Tas2r42 gene encoding taste receptor type 2 member 42 → MFMTLMTAGFITGMLGNVFIGLVNCSDWVKNHKVTFINFILICLAVSRMSSLLVVFVDAIILELAPHVYDSSSLTKCFHILWIMTDQLSIWFATCLSIFYFLKIAHFSHPLFLWLKWRMRSMIVVFLAFSLFLLIFYFLLLGALPIFREIYMIAKSNQTLFSDTCETIAVKNLIVFHLTYLVPFFVSLVSLLLLFLSLVKHSRNCHLISTSSEDSRTKVHKKAMKMLLSFLILFIIHIFFVQLTHWLFMYCPKNISVNFVMLTLIIFPLSHSYILILGNSKLRQIAVRALQHLKSQLQKMILSLHRFSRVFTK